Genomic window (Daucus carota subsp. sativus chromosome 5, DH1 v3.0, whole genome shotgun sequence):
CTGACTTGTTtaaacgttgtagatctttgtcttgattgaacggccacttatagttgatgcagaacgcttaatctgagtagctgacacacaaatgtactgtctggttcatctgtatctagctgtatcaaatattctttatcaaataaacatttgagacgtggcttattcgtcgagtctttgtcttcgtagttcttcttcataagtaaaaatagtatggaatcttctgaataaataaagtattaaaactttataccttctggacttctggacgtgctacaaaagattatttgtacactgaggcttgaacatattaatgaacttcttccagtggtgtgcagcagcatcctgaaattcttcagacatataatttcaataaatcacttgacgttcttcgtacggattccttcaacagtacttgctatttaccttgctttcttatcagagttgagttggtacctctttaattacaaataggctaaacatgtgcctttcaatctccccttATTTGTTTgctaacataacatgcaaattatcgagaggataactcaactaactgataagataaaggattaaacatgaattgtaaatagcaaaaagtttttggtatttaattaaacattcaccagaattcaaaatacttcattagattacaaaaggttgttcttactgaacatatattacaaatccctattGAATCTAaggatcaacttctccttcttcagtatcagaacTATGAAGGAcgggagttgacggttcttccctggttggcacttctgatgtagtggactcaccatgTTTCTTACGTtctcttgccagagccagttggtgtaGTACTTCcatttccacagggtcttcacgaaagtctgatggctgagattttgtaacatttttcatgctccgaaagtattgagaaatattccttcgggtgcagtaacctaagatcacatcatcagcatcagacttagctttagaagcgaagcccttggttatTAGAAGAGTGGATGCAAGATCCATTCGCTTGGCAGTGTACTTTGGCAAAGCTTCTTCATTGAGATAAACAGTGCATAAattctccttgtgaacgaacttcaCACAGTATGgtttcttaacaacctgaggactgttgaacacagcacaatccagcagtttgtcacgaaggagttcgttcaggttggagcagcGCTTTACCTTGTtgcgaagcacccagagctcagatacagggaatgatttaagaaattcgaaagatagtctgaatgaaccattcctctatgtatagacaattagctcccattcttctagcaagttattgactcccaCAATCAATTAAtccaattccaaagcaaaggcatgcataaagatatcctcatcaaggtttacctctcgaagatcgtagatcagatataagaactttctgtcattgaaaggctccctttgaggtccattgaatatcctctttgcaatgtcccagctttttccttcctttCACTTAATATCAAGGTTcatctgcttgcacgcagcatcatagattttctgtttctcgatcttgatttgctcttctgtaATCAACTtatcctctagaagtttttggtaatctcgaagcttacgcttcctagcttcattctcaggtttaaacttccggacattctcttcatgttcaggatcaacaggttcttcatcctgaaacaaataactctcataaaatttaccttcttcttctgcttgacaaGAAGTAGCATTAaggacgtcatcatcatccatgtcatttggatagtcatcataattgtcagagttgaagacattatcggactgatgtaacggttctttgcctttggacttttcatattctttgtcaggggcagatcctgaagtggtatttcccttgttgctttgattggaGCTATTGCCTTTATCATCCCTGTTTCCTTTgtctcctctattctcccccttagttgcgGTGCGGTCGCAATATGAATATTTAACCAAACCGCATATGCGGGTTGGTCTGCAGTTTTAGGGAAAAACCGCACCACCCGCATCACGAAACCCCTAACTTAAAGGCTCTTAGCTATAAGAGCATGTGCAAAACTCCAGACCCACTTCCCCTCCCCCGCCTGACATGTTTGTGACAACTCACCCCCAAGTTAGTTTGTAAAAAGTGTGATCCCAACTCATCCAATACTAAGCCCACTTTCCATATTTTGTAGAAACATAtaaagtatatttaatatagGGGATGGTTCAACGAGGAACCAGGCTATTTGAGTAACCTGGTAACTATGCATATCAGCGGCACGATTATATCCAGAATGAGTTACTGTGCAGTGTAACCTATTATAACTGTCAATGTGTGTGAACAGACGTGGCCCACCCATCAATgccttttgtttttgtttgaattttttatattcaatattttcattttcttattatattttatgtttcataatttttattatgttctttGTTCCTTAAAAGTATTAACACcaaaattttataacatatatattaaagataaattaaaaaatactcTTGAGTTGTGTAattctttattatattttaaaatataaattttaaaattcatttgtaTTCTCTCGAATTTacataacataaaaatattatatgatggattataatttgttttcaaaatacagaTCATATAATGATcggtaaaaatatattaaaaaacttcaataaaaattactaaataaaaaaaaaacataactagttgaaatataaaaatcacgttataaaattagataaagTGAATAAAGTACATCACATAAAAATAGTACAGAGCATGAATGGGTTATGTACAATTTGCAATATCcaagtttaaatttttaaacattgtcttttatttttcataataaatagtatattttattttaaaaattttgtgcAGTAATAGTGTAATACAGAACACTTGAATAAGTACTGAACACTTGGAATAGAAATGTGCGTGTCTTCCTATTCTTTAGCCTTGTCAGTTGTTTAGGTTAACTGCTTTTAACATAGTTACGAGGTTACTAGTTTAGTTGGATCCTCAAGGAGAagcccaatatatatatatatatatatatatatatatatatatatatatatatatatatatatatatatatatatatatataggaatgggatcaaataaaaacttttttaagttacaaacttacaaacttttttgggCCATCAGATTAGATTTGATCCTAGGGCTGGGGCtgacttaaaattttataatagagGGGTAACTTAGTCAATTTACGTTTAAACAGTTATAACctatataaactaaaaaattaacagAAGCGTATTATTGTTTGTTGGAAATTTTTGCCGGCTAGAGAGAGAAGACGCATCGGAGAGAGACGACGGCGAGTTTCTGAGCTGGAGAGAGAACAACGCGGTTTTCGACTACAGATTTACGCATACTTGAAGGTAAATTActgttttttttacataaatttgcTGTTTAGTTGTTTTCTTCAGCTCGAGATATACGATTTGATGTGTTTTacttgttttattgttttttctttGACGCCTGTACTGTATTCGTCGGGATTAGGTTGTTTGGAGGTGTTTTGTGGTGTTCGattgaatattataataaaaaatttgtttttttaggtGGAGATTTGGTTATTACTCTGTTCGACTGTTCTTCTTTTATGCGATTGTGCTATGGACTTGAATTCAGGTACGACATGATTTTCTTTGAGTTTAGTTTGTTGATTCTTTTTTTAATCTGAATGTTTGTTGTTTCGTTGAATGTATGATTAACTTTTGTTGAACGAGTTGTAtatgaattaattattatatgtaattataaaGTGTTTGTTGAATATTAGTATGAATTCTGTTGAACGATATGTATATGACTTAAATATGTTGAATTCTGGTTGTATTTATGTTGAACTTTGTTTATGTGCATCTGTTGAATATAATGACTTATAAGTGTACTTATAAGTATGAATtataattgtatttaatttgttGACTGTAATTACAAGTGTTTGTTGAATATAAGTATCAATTTTGTATGATTACTCTTACTTGAGTACTTTTTGGGATTTGAACAAGATATTTGTTGAATCTTTGTTTTCTTTATGTTGAACTTTGTTTATGTGTAACTGTTGAATATAATGTTTTGGGATTTTCAGTTTAGTTGTATAACTTTTTCAGGTTTTGGTGATAAAATTGCTCAAAACTTTGATGCTAATACATTGCCTATGGATGTTGTGGCTATAGAAGACGATGATTTGTCTTTGGGAGAAGTTAATGATTTGTCTTCGCGTAAATATGTATCTCCAGGTTCTACAACGTATTGGTTGCCTTGTATGGTTGATAGTAAACCTAATGTTGGAAAATCATTTAGGAGTATAGATGAGGCTGCACATTTTTATGTTGATTATGGTCGTTCTTGTGGATTTGATATTAGGCGTGGTAGTGAGAAGCGATATCGAGATGGACGTATTCAATCAAAACGTTTTCACTGTTCACGAGAAggcttttattttaaaaatggtgAGAATAATGATGATGGCTCATTTTGTTCAAAACAAAAGAGGAAAAGTATGTTTACTAGATGTGGATGTCCTGCTATGATTGTGGTGAAACATACGAAGGGTTCAATATATGAGATTACTTTGTTTATTGAACAACATAATCATAGGTTTGCTAGTGCTGATGGTAAGAAGTTTTTGAAGGCAAACCGGTCAATGACTGTTGCACATCAAAATTTTGCATTTGATTGTTCAAAAGTCAGAATAGGTCCTGCTCGTGCGTTTGGTTTAATGAAAGAGTTTGTAGGAGGGTATGACCAGATTGGTGCAACAgttgttgattttaaaaattggaatagagacttgaagaacaTAATTGGGAATGCAGATGCACAAGTAATATTGAATAAATTTCAATCTTTGAAGGATTCTTCTAATGGCAGATTCTACTATGAACATGATGTGGATGAGTCTGGAAAATTGACAAAGTTATTTTGGGCAGATTGTGTTGGTCGTAGAAACTATGATGTGTTTGGTGATGTTATTTCAGTAGATGCCACATTTAGTACTAACAAGTAAGaaatttatgttattttctAAAGTATTTTGTGTATAGCttattctcttttttcttcaattcttaataaacatatatttgttTTCAGGTATAACATGGTTTTTGTTCCAATCTGTGGTGTTGACAATCATAGAAAGTGTGTAACTTTTGGTGCTGGTCTACTTTCAAAAGAAGATATAGCTCATTACAAATGGATTTTTCAAGCTTTACTAAATTGTATGGGGCGACATCCATTATGCATATTGACTGATCAATGTGCTGCAATGAAACAAGCAATTGCTGATGTGtttgataaagaaaagacaaggcATCGTCTTTGTATGTGGCACATCATGAAAAAATTTCCATCCAAGGTATCTTCTGTTGAACCTCCATAAcatttgtgttgaatatatgtatttgtgttgaatatatgttttattggTGTTGAATACATGTCTTAGGGGTGTTGAATATATTCATTTGTGTTGAATATGTGTTTTAgtagtgttgaatatatctattttttatgtTGAGAAATTTGTATGCCTGATatttgttagttttttttttaaaatgtatttttaggTTGGTGTGGTATTGGCAATGGATGGTGGATTTTTATCAAAGCTTAAACCTTTTGTATGGGGTGAAAATTTGGATATATCTGAGTTTGAAGCTGGTTGGAAATCTTTGATGGATGAGTTTAAGATGACTGACAATGAGTGGTTGTGTGATATGTATGAAT
Coding sequences:
- the LOC108221351 gene encoding protein FAR1-RELATED SEQUENCE 5-like, translated to MDLNSGFGDKIAQNFDANTLPMDVVAIEDDDLSLGEVNDLSSRKYVSPGSTTYWLPCMVDSKPNVGKSFRSIDEAAHFYVDYGRSCGFDIRRGSEKRYRDGRIQSKRFHCSREGFYFKNGENNDDGSFCSKQKRKSMFTRCGCPAMIVVKHTKGSIYEITLFIEQHNHRFASADGKKFLKANRSMTVAHQNFAFDCSKVRIGPARAFGLMKEFVGGYDQIGATVVDFKNWNRDLKNIIGNADAQVILNKFQSLKDSSNGRFYYEHDVDESGKLTKLFWADCVGRRNYDVFGDVISVDATFSTNKYNMVFVPICGVDNHRKCVTFGAGLLSKEDIAHYKWIFQALLNCMGRHPLCILTDQCAAMKQAIADVFDKEKTRHRLCMWHIMKKFPSKVGVVLAMDGGFLSKLKPFVWGENLDISEFEAGWKSLMDEFKMTDNEWLCDMYECRHLWIPAYFKEDPLLGILRTTSWSEILSMF